From a single Chlorogloeopsis sp. ULAP01 genomic region:
- a CDS encoding GNAT family protein, whose product MRFSYQKLEKEHALSILRWRYVSPYDYYNFDVDTIQEDLCYLIDPQNTFYAILNVHKELEGYCSFGADGQVLGGDYCTEALDIGMGMRPDLVGQGYGKHYAQAVVRYGVNQYRAQKCRVTIAEFNKRAQRVWEQVGFEQIGRFVKTGTEEEFVIMIYKV is encoded by the coding sequence ATGAGATTTTCCTATCAAAAACTTGAGAAGGAACATGCACTATCAATTCTTCGTTGGCGTTATGTTTCCCCCTATGACTACTACAACTTTGATGTCGATACTATCCAAGAAGACTTATGTTATCTAATTGACCCCCAAAATACCTTTTATGCAATCTTAAATGTGCACAAAGAACTTGAAGGCTATTGCTCTTTCGGAGCAGATGGCCAAGTACTAGGCGGAGACTACTGCACTGAAGCCCTTGACATCGGCATGGGAATGCGACCGGACTTAGTTGGTCAGGGATATGGCAAGCACTATGCTCAAGCCGTGGTGAGGTATGGGGTCAATCAATATAGAGCACAGAAGTGTCGGGTAACGATAGCGGAATTCAACAAGCGGGCGCAACGGGTTTGGGAGCAAGTAGGATTTGAGCAGATAGGGAGGTTTGTCAAAACCGGTACTGAAGAAGAATTTGTAATTATGATTTATAAAGTCTAG
- a CDS encoding DUF3368 domain-containing protein — MGRQAAKDFGLKIAGVLGILLLAKRQNLIKAVKPIMDDLTSQANFRISSQLYANVLNEADE; from the coding sequence TTGGGTAGACAAGCCGCGAAAGATTTTGGTCTAAAGATCGCTGGTGTTCTGGGAATTCTGCTGTTAGCAAAACGCCAAAATTTAATCAAGGCAGTTAAACCTATAATGGATGATTTGACAAGTCAAGCAAATTTCCGAATCAGCAGCCAACTTTATGCAAATGTTTTGAATGAAGCAGACGAGTAA
- a CDS encoding aldo/keto reductase codes for MKYCTLGNSDLSVSAIGFGAMVLSPGIYQSVNDEESRQTLQQILDLGINFIDTADIYGNGHNEQLIGSVIRKQRDRVVLATKFGGDVTETGHIQTGNGRPEYVHQAIDASLQRLGVDYVDVYYLHRVDPATPIEETVGAMAKLVQAGKVRYLGLSEVSVETIRRAHQIHPITVVESEYSLFTRDPELAVLPALQELGIGFVAYSPLGRGFLSGQIKRGQTFAPDDWRRTQPRFQGKNLERNLDLAETVEQIASEKGTTAAQLALAWLLHQGDNIVPIPGSRRFENMRQNAEAANVLLTERDLSRLNAVLPAGAVSGDRADQAYIMNTNR; via the coding sequence ATGAAATATTGCACTTTGGGTAACAGTGATCTCTCAGTATCCGCGATCGGCTTTGGAGCAATGGTTTTGTCTCCAGGTATCTATCAATCCGTGAACGACGAGGAATCGCGGCAAACGCTTCAGCAAATTCTCGATCTAGGTATCAATTTCATCGATACTGCTGATATCTACGGAAATGGACACAATGAGCAATTGATTGGAAGCGTGATTCGGAAACAGCGCGATCGCGTTGTGCTGGCAACCAAGTTTGGCGGGGATGTCACAGAAACAGGGCACATTCAAACAGGCAACGGACGACCTGAATATGTGCATCAGGCGATCGATGCTAGCTTGCAGCGATTGGGAGTTGATTATGTGGATGTGTACTATCTGCATCGAGTTGATCCGGCAACACCTATCGAAGAAACGGTCGGTGCAATGGCTAAATTAGTTCAAGCAGGCAAAGTTCGTTATCTTGGACTCTCGGAAGTATCGGTTGAAACCATTCGGCGGGCGCATCAAATCCACCCAATCACAGTCGTTGAGTCAGAATACTCTTTATTCACTCGTGACCCGGAATTGGCAGTACTTCCCGCCTTACAGGAACTTGGAATTGGTTTTGTTGCATACAGTCCTCTGGGACGCGGTTTTTTAAGCGGTCAGATCAAGCGAGGACAGACTTTTGCACCAGACGATTGGCGACGGACGCAACCTCGTTTCCAAGGTAAAAATTTGGAGCGAAACTTAGATTTGGCGGAGACGGTTGAGCAAATTGCATCTGAAAAAGGAACCACAGCCGCTCAGTTAGCTCTTGCTTGGTTACTGCATCAAGGCGATAATATCGTCCCAATTCCTGGCTCACGTCGGTTCGAGAATATGCGCCAGAATGCCGAAGCCGCAAACGTTTTGCTAACAGAGCGAGACTTGTCACGACTCAATGCTGTGCTACCCGCAGGAGCAGTATCGGGCGATCGAGCAGATCAGGCATATATCATGAACACTAATCGATAA
- a CDS encoding UPF0175 family protein, with amino-acid sequence MSLVISDDLVKASGFSENELFLEIVLMLFRQDKISLGKASELVGLHPSDAVSKTVGRSRYLCSL; translated from the coding sequence ATGAGTTTGGTGATTTCAGACGATCTAGTAAAAGCCAGTGGCTTTTCAGAAAACGAGCTATTTCTGGAAATTGTGCTTATGCTGTTCCGACAAGACAAAATTAGTTTGGGAAAAGCGAGTGAGTTAGTAGGACTGCATCCATCGGATGCAGTTTCAAAAACTGTTGGCAGATCGAGGTATCTGTGTTCATTATGA